The Prionailurus bengalensis isolate Pbe53 chromosome C2, Fcat_Pben_1.1_paternal_pri, whole genome shotgun sequence DNA segment CTATAGATACACATTCTTTTACTCCTGGCTATATAAttcccacccatccactcatctgAAACCACACTCTGGAAGTCAAgtgaatcatttttaatttttttaaagtttatttatttacttagagacagagagcaccagtgggggaggaacagagaaagagggagacagaatcccaagaaggctccaccttatcaacacagagcccaatgtggggctcaaactcacaaactcatgaactgcgctattatgacctgaaccaaaatcaagagtcagacgcttaaccaactgagccaaccaggcaccccagaagtgaCTCTTCATGTACAATCTGTGATCCTTTCTTGGGACTCccattttctgaattctttagCGCTTGATAAAGTTGACCAGCTGTTGACCGGACAtacattatttggaattctttcaGTTAAAAGTAGAGAAACCAAATTCAAATGACTTTAGCATAAAAGGGAAATTACTGCCTCATGTAACTGGGACATGTAgggtgtattttgtttttgagatgacTGAATATGAGgactctctccatttctcttccctgCTTCTCTTGGTTAATGACTTCCTTCTCTTCTATTACCAGTGGACTCTTCCATGGACTGGGCAAGCCAGATTTTCTTCCTCCCAGtctcaaggaaaaaaacacattttctgttCCTACATCTGTACATAAATCCCAAAGATGCCATATAATTAGCTCTGCTTAAATCACATGCCCATTCTTGGACCAACTTCTGTTGCCAACTTCTGTTCTGTGGTATGATTGGTTCCAGCCTGGGTCACATGCTTAGTCTTGCCCTAGGAGTGGGGTACAGCACTGTAATTGACAGCCTCTCTCGGACCAGACAGAGGAAAAGAGTTTCCCAAAGGACAATGGGgaatttatcaaagaaaaatgatagaaCAAAGTGCTGGACAGACAAAAAAGATATCCATCCCTTTGTATCACTGAGTGCCTTCTAGTTATTTTTGAACATCACtgatgtctccttctctgtttgggCAAAGGCAAAGGAAGTAGAAGTACAAGGTGTGTGCAGAAAGCAGTAAATTGTTCACTTTCCCTGGAATACacttttggggagggggcaggtagtgagaatcaaaataaaaaggtgaagTACAAACATGGAAGACCTTGAATGTCAGAATATGAAATTCAGATTTTACAGGCTAAAATTTtggagacagaatgggaaaaatatgaaagTTGCACCTGAAGAAGACAATCTGAAGATCGCACACAGGCTAACTGGCAAAGGGAAGAGACTAGAACCAGGATACCAGTGAGGCAGTCATTGCAATTTCCCAGGGATTActattttaggaataaaaagtCAAAGATACTATACAGGTTGCAAAGAGAACCATCTCTTCCACCTGGTAACAAAGATAAAACATGTAATTCTTAGCATGAAAATGGGTGCAACAGGGACATGCTTACCAATACATTCAAAGGTCTGTTAATCTGAGTGTCGCTTCTTTACTCCATGCTCCATGAATTGATATAATTTTGGCCTACTCTTAAAGGTGAATCCTTAAAACAGAAATTTGTGGTTTATTCAATGGCTGTCCTACAGTTTTAGCCTACAACTTCGAATAACTATAATCCCCCAACTTATCTTTGGACAATGATTATAGCTTCCATATATATTATCTCTTCCGAACCCTGTGAGATAGGTACTCTCAATTTATAAgcaagaaaattgaggctcaaatagttttttttaaatttcccaaagTCTCATGATCAGTATGTTATAGAGCAGGGATTCAAGCCTAGGCTTTCCAACACCAAATTCAAGGTTTTGCCTTCAGCCTGTTTGTTCCCCCAAGTTTCTGCAGTCTTCTGTCCTTATCCTAGTATTGACCCAGGTCTAGGCCAGAGAGGACCTCTTGGATGCAAATGAATACTCCAAGGACAACTTAAAATGAGCTCAAAGGGAATGTGGGGAAAGGaaggcaaagaggaaataaaaggggGAAGTTGGAAAATGTAATTCTTGCCAGATGCCACTCACATAAATGGATACTCTTATCTTTATACTCCTGAATCTCAAAAGTAGAAAAATTGGGGACTTTTATGGGTACCGTCAAATGACCAGTTATTAAACATGGGTAAAGTACATTTTGAGATTCATTAAATTCCTTCCTATCATGCTTGTTCCCGGTTTAACAAATTAGAATATTGTCACTTGGTAAAAGCAACACAGGACAAGAGCTACATAAGGTAAAGGCAGGGGGAGATGCACATAAAGGTCCATCTAAAATGTTCATGTCTATTTTGTgtctaagaaagaaataaaaatatgcatacaaAAATCTCATCTCAAAAGTCTTGAGGCTTGAGTTgactattgttttttgttttcatcctaACTGCCAAATTTGGCAAAACAAGGTAGCCAGAGCCCAGAAAACAAGCTGCTTGTTTTTCATAGACCTTAGAAATCCCCAGAAGTCATCAAAGTTAAAGAATGAGCTAAcgataaaaaaattaacatgccTTTCTTTTTAGACAACCGAGGAAGCACAGGTGTTCTATTCCTTCGTGGATCACAACTCTGAGGGGAAGCGCAGAAAGCCCAAGAAACAGAATACCGATCTGTCACACAAGGACGAAGAAACCCAGTTATGTGCTGCAGATGCCATCCTTTCTAACACCACTTCAGTAGACAACTTCCCATTTGAGAGCCAGGAAGTAGAGGAAAATGTTCATGATGACCCCATCAGACTATTTGGATTGATTCGTGCAAAGAGAGAACCTATAAACTCGCTGGACTATGATATAGCTCAGTAATCTGGCTCTTACtggaaatgttaaagaaaataacatgatttGGGAGGGTGACAATCTAAATCATTTGCTAGTGGGATGGTGGCTTACCTCTTATCCACAGCTTATGTTCATGCACACCAAATGTAGTGCCATGAAAATTAGTTATTTGAATTGGCTTAACAAATGCCTAAgtagtaaaatgtaaaacaaaatcaagTTCGCCAACTGAGCCTAATAACAAAGTCACAATTTCACCAACAATGCTTAATACTcagtgaaacaaaatttaaaaaaaaattttaagcataagTATATTCTAGAACATgttgaaagaaaagtaaaaatcactttttaaaaggcatttttacTGTCTCATCAATATGAAATACCCCTTAATTGAAAGAAATTTCTGATTGAA contains these protein-coding regions:
- the LOC122491410 gene encoding T-cell receptor-associated transmembrane adapter 1 isoform X3, which translates into the protein MPGKMYRCTEDYIPREDEYYIEDTPIYGNLDDVVPEPVDENCYEQMKARPERSANELQKATAPAQTTEEAQVFYSFVDHNSEGKRRKPKKQNTDLSHKDEETQLCAADAILSNTTSVDNFPFESQEVEENVHDDPIRLFGLIRAKREPINSLDYDIAQ